The Acidobacteriota bacterium nucleotide sequence GATGGGCGTATCCCCACTCGTTGTCGTACCAGGCGGCGACCCGGGCTAGCCGGCCGTCGGTGAGGCCGAGAAGCGGTAGGTCGATGATCGCCGATTCCGGGCGATGGATGAAGTCCGACGACACCAGAGCGTCTTCGGTCACCGCCAGAATGCCTCGCAGGGAGTTCTCCGCGGCGCGCCGAAAGGCGCCTCGCAGAGCCTCCGCTTCGGTGTTGTGCGAGAGGTGGGCCGTCACCTCGAGCAGCGCGCCGGCCGGCGTCGGCACCCGCACCACCCGGCCGTCGACGCGTCCGGCGAGGTGCGGCAGCACCCGGCCGATGGCCGCCGGGGTGGTCGAGGCGAGGGGGATGAGATTGAGCGCCGCGGCGCGCCGTCGCCGGTCATCCCCTTCTCCCTCGCCGGGTTCGTCGAACAGCTTCTGGCTCGGCGTGTAGCTGTGGACCGAGGTGAAGGCTGCTCGCTCGATGCCGCCGGCCGCATCGAGCACGGCGAGCACCGGGGCCAGGCAGTTGGTGGTGCAGGACGAAGCACTGACCAGCCGGTGGCGTCGCGGATCGTAGAGGTTGCCGTGGTCGTTGATCCCGGGGCACAGGGTAACGTCCGCATGGTCGCTGTTGGCCGACAGCACCACCCGCTCGACGGACTCCCCGAGGTGGCTTCGGGCGGCCTCGCCGAGAAAGCGGCCGCTGGCCTCGACGACCAGCCGGGCACCGCTTTGGTGCCATGGAATCTCCGCCGGTTCTGCCTGCCGAAAGTGCCGGATCCAGTGTTCCCCGAGGCGCAGTCCGTCGCCTTCCGGCCGGACTCCATGGGCCAGCGGGCCGCGCACCGAATCGTGGGCCAGACGCGCGACCAGACTCGCCGTCGGCGCCGGGTCGTTGATCGCCACCGGCTGCACCTCCGGACGATCGGCGGCGAGGCGCAAAACAGCGCGCCCGATGCGGCCGAGTCCGTTGAGGGCAAAGGGTGTGGGCATGGCGGGAATCGAGGCTTTTTGAGCGGTTGAATCGCTGGCGTCGGCCGGCTCGGAGGGAATCCCTCTGGGAAGGCTGTTTCGAACCCGAGGCGGCGGTGAAGTGCAACAATATCGCTTCATGACGACCGTGCGGAAAGGCCCCATCATTCTCGGCATCGAGACCTCCTGCGACGACACCGCCTGCGCGGTGCTCGCCGGCGACGGCCGGGTGCTGTCCTCGGTGGTGTCGAGCCAGCTCGAAGCGCACAGGCCCTTCGGCGGCGTGGTGCCGGAGATCGCCTCGCGCGAACACCTGCGCAACTGGCCGGCGGTTTCCTCCGAGGCGCTCGAACGCTCGGGCGTCTCGATGACGGAAGTCGATGCGGTGGCGGCGACCCGCGGCCCCGGCCTGATGGGGTCGCTGCTCGTCGGCCTGTCCCTGGGCAAGGCCCTCGCCTGGAGTCGCCGGCTGCCCTTCTACGGCGTGCACCACCTCGAAGGCCATCTGTACTCGCCCTTCCTGGCTGCCGACTCGGCCGCCGCCGCGCCCGCCGACCGGGTGCCCGAGGACTTCGTGGGTTTGGTGGTGTCCGGTGGGCACACCAATCTCTTCCGGGTGATGCGCGGCGCCACCTCGACCCTGGCGGAAACCCGTGACGACGCCATGGGCGAAGTGTTCGACAAGATCGGCAAGCGTCTGCAGATTGCCTATCCCCAGGGCCCGCGGGTGGACGAACTGGCCGAGCAAGGGAGGGCCGGGGAGCAGCCCTTCGCCATTGCCGCCTGTTCCGGAGACGGTCTGGACTTCTCCTATTCCGGCCTCAAGAGCCAGGCGCTGATGGCGATCGAACGGCTGGAGCGCGCCGGCGTCGCGACGGATCTTTCGGCCGGCGCCCCCGCCCCCCAGCCGGTGCTCGACCTCCTCGCCGGATTCCGGGCCTCGGCCGTGGGCCAGATCATCGATCGCCTGGAACGCCTCTTCGAAGGGGCGGCGTTGCCGCGAAAGCTCGCCGTGTCCGGCGGAGTGGCCGCCAATCGCCTGCTGCGCCGGGAAGTCGCCCGCTGGGGCGAGAGCAACGGGGTGGAGGTGTCGCCGGTGCCGCTCACCTATTCCGGCGACAACGCGGCGATGATCGCCTTCGCCGCCGTGCTGCGCCATCGCCACGGCGCCGCGGACAACCCTTTCGAAGTGGAGGCGGCCAGCCGCATTCCCTTGTCCGCTGCGAGGTGACCCTCGGGCCCGCTGGTCCGGCATGGGTTGAGGTACGCCGCGGCGCAGGTAAAATGAACTCTTCTACTGAGGGGCCAATGTGAGTCT carries:
- a CDS encoding glyceraldehyde 3-phosphate dehydrogenase NAD-binding domain-containing protein, with the protein product MPTPFALNGLGRIGRAVLRLAADRPEVQPVAINDPAPTASLVARLAHDSVRGPLAHGVRPEGDGLRLGEHWIRHFRQAEPAEIPWHQSGARLVVEASGRFLGEAARSHLGESVERVVLSANSDHADVTLCPGINDHGNLYDPRRHRLVSASSCTTNCLAPVLAVLDAAGGIERAAFTSVHSYTPSQKLFDEPGEGEGDDRRRRAAALNLIPLASTTPAAIGRVLPHLAGRVDGRVVRVPTPAGALLEVTAHLSHNTEAEALRGAFRRAAENSLRGILAVTEDALVSSDFIHRPESAIIDLPLLGLTDGRLARVAAWYDNEWGYAHRLLDLIVRLGGDTEV
- the tsaD gene encoding tRNA (adenosine(37)-N6)-threonylcarbamoyltransferase complex transferase subunit TsaD — its product is MTTVRKGPIILGIETSCDDTACAVLAGDGRVLSSVVSSQLEAHRPFGGVVPEIASREHLRNWPAVSSEALERSGVSMTEVDAVAATRGPGLMGSLLVGLSLGKALAWSRRLPFYGVHHLEGHLYSPFLAADSAAAAPADRVPEDFVGLVVSGGHTNLFRVMRGATSTLAETRDDAMGEVFDKIGKRLQIAYPQGPRVDELAEQGRAGEQPFAIAACSGDGLDFSYSGLKSQALMAIERLERAGVATDLSAGAPAPQPVLDLLAGFRASAVGQIIDRLERLFEGAALPRKLAVSGGVAANRLLRREVARWGESNGVEVSPVPLTYSGDNAAMIAFAAVLRHRHGAADNPFEVEAASRIPLSAAR